A DNA window from Loxodonta africana isolate mLoxAfr1 chromosome 7, mLoxAfr1.hap2, whole genome shotgun sequence contains the following coding sequences:
- the ADM gene encoding pro-adrenomedullin isoform X1, producing MRAPECKSARARAKKGRARGQPRPRPRALIKRRQESWPLSGFLVTPGRRARALRPLASHRNQTWTLRFCHCQSDVSDFLLPIFGRSSLSRWNKWVLSRGKRDLRVSSSYSTGLADVKAGPAQSLIRPQDVKGASRSPQTSNPDTARIRVKRYRQTMNNFQGLRGFGCRFGTCTVQKLAHQIYQFTDKDKDDVAPRNKISPQGYGRRRRRSLPKGDGRWTLLSLEPQARGASASRAHRVLTALLRI from the exons ATGCGCGCGCCAGAATGCAAGAGCGCGCGCGCCCGAGCAAAAAAAGGGAGGGCGCGTGGGCagcccaggccccgcccccgcgCTCTTATAAAGCGGAGGCAAGAGAGCTGGCCACTCAGTGGTTTCTTGGTGACACCAGGCAGAAGAGCTCGAGCCTTGCGACCTCTTGCTTCTCACCGCAACCAGACTTGGACGTTGAGGTTTTGCCACTGCCAGAGCGACGTCTCGGACTTTCTCCTCCCTATTTTTGGCAGATCCTCCCTTAGCAG ATGGAATAAGTGGGTTCTAAGTCGTGGAAAGAGGGACCTACGGGTGTCCAGCAGCTACTCCACCGGTCTCGCTGACGTGAAGGCCGGGCCTGCCCAGAGTCTCATTCGGCCCCAGGACGTGAAGGGAGCCTCTCGAAGCCCCCAGACCAG CAATCCGGACACCGCCCGCATCCGAGTCAAGCGCTACCGCCAGACCATGAACAACTTCCAGGGCCTGCGAGGCTTCGGCTGCCGCTTCGGGACGTGCACTGTGCAGAAACTGGCGCACCAGATCTACCAGTTCACGGACAAGGACAAAGACGACGTCGCCCCCAGAAACAAGATCAGCCCCCAGGGCTACGGTCGCCGGCGCCGGCGCTCCCTTCCCAAAGGAGACGGGCGCTGGACTCTGCTGTCGCTGGAGCCACAGGCGCGCGGAGCTTCAGCCTCCCGTGCGCACCGAGTGCTCACCGCCCTACTCAGGATTTAA
- the ADM gene encoding pro-adrenomedullin isoform X2, translating into MKLVPVALMYLGLLAFLGADTTRLDVASEFGKKWNKWVLSRGKRDLRVSSSYSTGLADVKAGPAQSLIRPQDVKGASRSPQTSNPDTARIRVKRYRQTMNNFQGLRGFGCRFGTCTVQKLAHQIYQFTDKDKDDVAPRNKISPQGYGRRRRRSLPKGDGRWTLLSLEPQARGASASRAHRVLTALLRI; encoded by the exons ATGAAGCTGGTGCCGGTAGCCCTGATGTACTTGGGCTTGCTAGCTTTCCTAGGCGCCGACACTACGCGGCTCGACGTGGCGTCGGAGTTCGGGAAGAA ATGGAATAAGTGGGTTCTAAGTCGTGGAAAGAGGGACCTACGGGTGTCCAGCAGCTACTCCACCGGTCTCGCTGACGTGAAGGCCGGGCCTGCCCAGAGTCTCATTCGGCCCCAGGACGTGAAGGGAGCCTCTCGAAGCCCCCAGACCAG CAATCCGGACACCGCCCGCATCCGAGTCAAGCGCTACCGCCAGACCATGAACAACTTCCAGGGCCTGCGAGGCTTCGGCTGCCGCTTCGGGACGTGCACTGTGCAGAAACTGGCGCACCAGATCTACCAGTTCACGGACAAGGACAAAGACGACGTCGCCCCCAGAAACAAGATCAGCCCCCAGGGCTACGGTCGCCGGCGCCGGCGCTCCCTTCCCAAAGGAGACGGGCGCTGGACTCTGCTGTCGCTGGAGCCACAGGCGCGCGGAGCTTCAGCCTCCCGTGCGCACCGAGTGCTCACCGCCCTACTCAGGATTTAA